In a single window of the Labrus mixtus chromosome 20, fLabMix1.1, whole genome shotgun sequence genome:
- the glis2b gene encoding zinc finger protein GLIS2b isoform X1: MLSLDEPLDLKLPRRANGRDKGARSPLLSPLHPKRARQLRMADDGTAVIEPASPASPRTGVQVVPHDRTDTPTPPAVDLSMSPSSRHTPSSPEMTNGNYVPSGNSHISQAFQFFVPIGAGAGLHLPSSMFIGQTSDKRASPDLSADEQLACHWKKCHLLFDSLQDLVDHVNDFHVKPEKDSGYCCHWEGCARKGRGFNARYKMLIHIRTHTNEKPHRCPTCNKSFSRLENLKIHNRSHTGEKPYICPYEGCNKRYSNSSDRFKHTRTHYVDKPYYCKMVGCLKRYTDPSSLRKHIKAHGHFVAQEQGSPGGVGSLLKGSHSGGLASDVGKESDLSYVSAAHIIIPGAALLGGHALQGFGGGLPMSPISPRPLDLSTLGCPSSPQGGLGGTSILSFNGSHLGLAKSSLLSSAFPSSALGLSMVPMLGASSERRAQGQQGKKGRGEEARNEVTGGVLNLSTGGAHDPLSWVVIPPGTVVLKPAVVN, translated from the exons ATGCTGTCCCTGGACGAGCCCCTGGACCTGAAGCTCCCTCGGCGGGCCAACGGGCGGGACAAGGGGGCGCGTTCGCCCCTGCTCTCTCCGCTGCACCCCAAGCGAGCTCGCCAGCTACGCATGGCGGATGATGGCACGGCAGTCATAGAGCCCGCCTCGCCGGCATCTCCACGCACAG gTGTGCAGGTGGTCCCTCATGACCGGACAGACACCCCGACCCCTCCTGCGGTGGACCTGAGCATGTCTCCCTCCTCTCGCCACACCCCCAGCTCTCCAGAAATGACAAACGGCAACTATGTCCCCTCAGGG AATTCTCACATCTCACAGGCCTTTCAGTTTTTCGTGCCAATCGGAGCAGGGGCAGGACTTCACCTGCCATCCTCCATGTTCATTGGCCAGACAAGCGACAAGAGAGCCTCTCCTGACCTCTCAGCAGATGAACAACTGGCCTGCCACTGGAAGAAG TGCCATCTGCTTTTCGACTCCCTGCAAGACCTGGTGGATCATGTCAACGACTTCCATGTGAAACCTGAAAAGGATTCTGGGTACTGCTGTCATTGGGAGGGCTGTGCTCGCAAAGGGAGGGGATTCAATGCTAG GTACAAGATGCTCATCCACATCCGCACCCACACTAACGAGAAGCCTCACCGCTGTCCCACCTGCAACAAGAGCTTCTCACGCCTGGAGAACCTCAAGATACACAACAGATCACACACAG gtgaGAAGCCCTACATTTGTCCTTATGAGGGATGCAACAAGCGGTACTCCAACTCCAGCGACCGCTTcaagcacacacgcacgcactaCGTGGACAAGCCCTACTACTGCAAGATGGTTGGCTGCCTGAAGCGCTACACAGACCCCAGCTCTCTCCGCAAGCACATCAAGGCCCATGGGCACTTTGTGGCTCAGGAGCAGGGCTCCCCAGGCGGGGTGGGCTCTCTGCTCAAAGGTAGCCATAGTGGAGGGCTTGCCAGCGATGTGGGGAAGGAATCAGACCTGTCCTACGTCAGCGCAGCACACATTATCATCCCAGGTGCGGCTCTCCTTGGAGGCCATGCCCTGCAGGGTTTTGGTGGTGGCCTGCCCATGTCCCCGATAAGTCCTCGGCCCCTGGACCTTAGCACACTGGGCTGCCCCAGCTCACCTCAAGGCGGCCTGGGGGGCACATCCATCCTGTCCTTTAACGGCTCTCATCTGGGCCTGGCCaagtcctctctgctctcctcggCGTTCCCCTCCTCTGCCCTCGGCCTGTCCATGGTGCCAATGCTGGGGGCGTCATCTGAGCGCAGGGCCCAAGGTCAGCAAGGGAAGAAGGGCCGGGGTGAGGAGGCCAGGAACGAGGTGACTGGGGGGGTCCTGAACCTATCCACAGGAGGAGCTCATGATCCCCTGTCCTGGGTGGTCATCCCTCCAGGCACCGTGGTGCTCAAGCCAGCTGTGGTCAActga
- the glis2b gene encoding zinc finger protein GLIS2b isoform X2, with protein MLSLDEPLDLKLPRRANGRDKGARSPLLSPLHPKRARQLRMADDGTAVIEPASPASPRTGVQVVPHDRTDTPTPPAVDLSMSPSSRHTPSSPEMTNGNYVPSGAFQFFVPIGAGAGLHLPSSMFIGQTSDKRASPDLSADEQLACHWKKCHLLFDSLQDLVDHVNDFHVKPEKDSGYCCHWEGCARKGRGFNARYKMLIHIRTHTNEKPHRCPTCNKSFSRLENLKIHNRSHTGEKPYICPYEGCNKRYSNSSDRFKHTRTHYVDKPYYCKMVGCLKRYTDPSSLRKHIKAHGHFVAQEQGSPGGVGSLLKGSHSGGLASDVGKESDLSYVSAAHIIIPGAALLGGHALQGFGGGLPMSPISPRPLDLSTLGCPSSPQGGLGGTSILSFNGSHLGLAKSSLLSSAFPSSALGLSMVPMLGASSERRAQGQQGKKGRGEEARNEVTGGVLNLSTGGAHDPLSWVVIPPGTVVLKPAVVN; from the exons ATGCTGTCCCTGGACGAGCCCCTGGACCTGAAGCTCCCTCGGCGGGCCAACGGGCGGGACAAGGGGGCGCGTTCGCCCCTGCTCTCTCCGCTGCACCCCAAGCGAGCTCGCCAGCTACGCATGGCGGATGATGGCACGGCAGTCATAGAGCCCGCCTCGCCGGCATCTCCACGCACAG gTGTGCAGGTGGTCCCTCATGACCGGACAGACACCCCGACCCCTCCTGCGGTGGACCTGAGCATGTCTCCCTCCTCTCGCCACACCCCCAGCTCTCCAGAAATGACAAACGGCAACTATGTCCCCTCAGGG GCCTTTCAGTTTTTCGTGCCAATCGGAGCAGGGGCAGGACTTCACCTGCCATCCTCCATGTTCATTGGCCAGACAAGCGACAAGAGAGCCTCTCCTGACCTCTCAGCAGATGAACAACTGGCCTGCCACTGGAAGAAG TGCCATCTGCTTTTCGACTCCCTGCAAGACCTGGTGGATCATGTCAACGACTTCCATGTGAAACCTGAAAAGGATTCTGGGTACTGCTGTCATTGGGAGGGCTGTGCTCGCAAAGGGAGGGGATTCAATGCTAG GTACAAGATGCTCATCCACATCCGCACCCACACTAACGAGAAGCCTCACCGCTGTCCCACCTGCAACAAGAGCTTCTCACGCCTGGAGAACCTCAAGATACACAACAGATCACACACAG gtgaGAAGCCCTACATTTGTCCTTATGAGGGATGCAACAAGCGGTACTCCAACTCCAGCGACCGCTTcaagcacacacgcacgcactaCGTGGACAAGCCCTACTACTGCAAGATGGTTGGCTGCCTGAAGCGCTACACAGACCCCAGCTCTCTCCGCAAGCACATCAAGGCCCATGGGCACTTTGTGGCTCAGGAGCAGGGCTCCCCAGGCGGGGTGGGCTCTCTGCTCAAAGGTAGCCATAGTGGAGGGCTTGCCAGCGATGTGGGGAAGGAATCAGACCTGTCCTACGTCAGCGCAGCACACATTATCATCCCAGGTGCGGCTCTCCTTGGAGGCCATGCCCTGCAGGGTTTTGGTGGTGGCCTGCCCATGTCCCCGATAAGTCCTCGGCCCCTGGACCTTAGCACACTGGGCTGCCCCAGCTCACCTCAAGGCGGCCTGGGGGGCACATCCATCCTGTCCTTTAACGGCTCTCATCTGGGCCTGGCCaagtcctctctgctctcctcggCGTTCCCCTCCTCTGCCCTCGGCCTGTCCATGGTGCCAATGCTGGGGGCGTCATCTGAGCGCAGGGCCCAAGGTCAGCAAGGGAAGAAGGGCCGGGGTGAGGAGGCCAGGAACGAGGTGACTGGGGGGGTCCTGAACCTATCCACAGGAGGAGCTCATGATCCCCTGTCCTGGGTGGTCATCCCTCCAGGCACCGTGGTGCTCAAGCCAGCTGTGGTCAActga